A region of Alteromonadaceae bacterium 2753L.S.0a.02 DNA encodes the following proteins:
- a CDS encoding putative transcriptional regulator — MSSYLENTAPADSLRDHFLIAMPSLTDPIFSRSVTYVCDHSEQGAMGIVINQPLDLKLGDVFQQLSIDHDDKLIDRPVLAGGPVNMQRGFVLHRDTGSWDSTLRITAEISLTASRDIVSAIANDKGPKSALFALGYAGWSSGQLEGEIANNSWLVIPADTSIIFDTPVEERWNATARVMGIDLNLISSSAGHA, encoded by the coding sequence ATGAGCAGTTATTTGGAAAACACAGCCCCGGCGGACAGCTTGCGAGACCATTTTTTAATCGCCATGCCCAGCCTTACAGACCCGATATTTTCTCGGTCGGTTACCTATGTGTGCGATCACAGCGAGCAGGGTGCGATGGGAATTGTGATTAACCAACCGCTCGATTTAAAACTGGGCGACGTTTTCCAACAACTTTCTATAGATCACGATGACAAACTCATTGATCGTCCTGTACTGGCCGGCGGTCCTGTAAATATGCAGCGCGGCTTTGTACTGCACCGCGACACCGGCAGTTGGGATTCCACCCTGCGCATCACGGCAGAAATCAGCCTCACCGCGTCTCGCGATATCGTCAGTGCTATTGCCAACGACAAAGGCCCGAAGAGCGCGTTATTTGCGCTCGGCTACGCCGGCTGGAGTTCCGGACAATTGGAAGGCGAAATCGCCAATAACTCCTGGCTGGTGATCCCCGCAGACACCAGTATTATTTTCGACACCCCTGTTGAAGAACGCTGGAACGCCACGGCGCGCGTTATGGGTATCGACCTCAATCTGATTTCTTCCAGCGCGGGTCATGCCTGA
- a CDS encoding hypothetical protein (manually curated), translated as MHKIHDRITQVNTRIKNAALTASRNPQEITLLAVSKRQPCELIQAAYDAGLRDFGENYLQEALDKRPLLNMPDARWHFIGPIQSNKTRAIAEQFQWVHSVDRFKIAQRLSAQRPPNEAPLNVCLQVNIDNEVSKAGTRVEDVEALALEITELPNIKLRGLMTIPQAESTSDTSPFLRLKTLLERLKIHPQLANMDTLSMGMSGDLEDAIQNGATLVRIGTALFGARDN; from the coding sequence ATGCACAAGATCCACGACAGGATAACCCAAGTTAACACACGAATTAAAAACGCAGCATTGACTGCCAGCAGAAACCCGCAGGAGATCACACTCTTGGCCGTGAGTAAGCGACAACCCTGTGAACTTATACAAGCCGCTTATGATGCCGGCCTCAGAGACTTCGGTGAAAATTATCTTCAAGAGGCGCTTGATAAACGCCCCCTGCTTAATATGCCCGACGCCCGATGGCATTTTATTGGCCCGATTCAAAGTAATAAAACCCGCGCAATTGCCGAGCAATTTCAGTGGGTACATTCTGTAGATCGTTTTAAGATCGCGCAGCGCTTGAGCGCGCAACGCCCCCCAAACGAAGCTCCTCTGAACGTGTGTTTGCAGGTCAATATCGATAACGAAGTCAGCAAAGCCGGTACGCGTGTCGAGGACGTGGAGGCCCTGGCTCTTGAAATTACTGAGTTACCAAATATCAAACTTCGAGGCCTGATGACCATTCCTCAGGCCGAGAGCACTTCAGACACCTCGCCTTTTTTACGTTTGAAAACTCTGCTTGAGCGCTTGAAAATCCACCCGCAGCTCGCCAATATGGACACCCTTTCGATGGGCATGTCGGGCGACCTCGAAGACGCCATCCAGAATGGCGCAACGCTGGTGCGAATCGGCACAGCCCTATTTGGCGCAAGAGACAACTAG
- a CDS encoding putative Holliday junction resolvase, whose protein sequence is MPDSANQTYLAFDFGTRSIGVAVGQSLTATASELTTLPANEGIPNWENVQSLLQEWRPAVVIVGLPTNMDGSDMEMTRRARKFGNRIAGRFNQTVEFFDERLTTREAKSEAAVLGHKGNYRDKPIDPIAARLILEGWMGANA, encoded by the coding sequence ATGCCTGACAGCGCAAACCAAACCTACCTCGCTTTTGATTTTGGAACACGCAGCATCGGTGTTGCTGTTGGTCAGTCACTCACTGCCACAGCATCAGAACTCACCACCCTACCCGCCAACGAAGGCATTCCGAACTGGGAGAATGTACAATCTCTGCTGCAGGAATGGCGGCCCGCCGTCGTAATTGTGGGGCTACCCACGAACATGGACGGCAGCGACATGGAAATGACCCGCCGAGCCCGTAAATTCGGCAACCGCATAGCCGGGCGCTTTAATCAAACCGTGGAATTTTTCGACGAACGCCTCACCACCCGCGAAGCCAAATCGGAAGCCGCCGTGCTCGGTCATAAGGGAAATTACAGGGATAAACCCATTGACCCAATTGCGGCACGCTTGATTCTTGAGGGGTGGATGGGAGCAAACGCCTAA
- a CDS encoding F plasmid transfer operon protein TraF yields the protein MLKSAFTEFKSFQLVTGVALAAGIALLGVPRSAQALSYGIYEPRGLAMGGTGVAVASFHQAQYYNPALLALNDESENTSRDSRFVFPNIVLQIDDAAQDIVDAADDNLQENLELAVQAYNANPSQTTAGDVATRARDLQRLLLDLGNKQVDGELVAGLSVSVPSLLEGGAFFLNSRSISVADSSIPAADFALLESYISALETVASGGDLSTIPPELLDANGNLIDPTDSFNSSAQITAYSIFEWGVSLSKQFDFFGQGLAVGVTPKVLRVLAINDSTDFGDDELEFDSDEQSYLSMNADLGVAFQLFENYRIALAAKDLIPEKFTTSSGAELQIKPRMRMGLAYVHDYVSVGLDYDLGENEPTAFEAATQDASFGLEISPWSFLDLQLGYRQDLTGFREDTMSGGVAFRLKRFAVELSYAKSDTVTSGGLQFGWIF from the coding sequence GTGCTGAAATCCGCTTTCACAGAATTCAAATCGTTTCAATTAGTTACTGGCGTTGCGCTTGCAGCGGGTATAGCTCTTCTCGGCGTGCCGCGCTCTGCTCAAGCGCTCAGTTATGGTATTTACGAACCGCGCGGTTTGGCGATGGGGGGCACCGGTGTGGCGGTGGCCAGCTTTCACCAGGCGCAATATTACAATCCGGCGCTTCTGGCTCTGAATGACGAGTCTGAAAACACCTCGCGCGACAGCAGATTCGTATTCCCAAATATTGTGCTGCAAATCGATGATGCCGCGCAGGACATCGTTGATGCGGCCGACGATAATTTGCAGGAAAATCTCGAATTGGCCGTGCAGGCCTACAATGCCAACCCCAGTCAAACCACTGCGGGTGATGTTGCGACGCGCGCGCGGGATCTGCAGCGCCTATTACTGGATTTGGGCAACAAGCAGGTGGATGGCGAACTGGTTGCCGGTTTGTCGGTAAGTGTGCCGAGTCTCTTGGAGGGCGGGGCTTTTTTTCTGAACAGCCGTTCGATCAGTGTTGCAGACTCCAGCATTCCCGCTGCCGATTTCGCATTGCTGGAGAGTTATATCAGCGCCCTGGAAACTGTCGCCAGCGGTGGTGATCTCAGCACGATTCCTCCCGAGTTACTTGATGCCAATGGCAATCTTATCGATCCAACCGACAGCTTTAATTCGTCTGCCCAAATTACGGCCTACAGTATTTTTGAATGGGGCGTGTCGCTTTCCAAGCAGTTCGATTTTTTTGGGCAGGGCCTCGCGGTGGGCGTTACACCGAAAGTTTTACGTGTATTGGCGATTAATGATTCCACCGATTTTGGCGATGATGAGTTGGAATTCGACAGCGATGAACAGTCGTATTTGAGCATGAATGCCGATTTGGGGGTGGCGTTCCAGTTGTTCGAGAACTATCGCATCGCGCTTGCCGCCAAAGACCTGATACCGGAGAAATTCACCACCAGCAGCGGCGCGGAGTTACAGATAAAACCCCGTATGCGCATGGGGCTGGCTTATGTGCACGATTACGTCTCTGTGGGCTTGGATTACGACTTGGGTGAGAATGAACCCACTGCATTCGAAGCCGCTACTCAAGACGCCAGTTTTGGTTTGGAAATCAGCCCCTGGAGTTTTCTCGATTTGCAACTGGGTTATCGCCAGGATCTCACCGGTTTTCGAGAAGATACGATGTCGGGAGGCGTGGCGTTTCGCCTGAAGCGATTTGCTGTGGAATTGTCCTACGCGAAAAGTGATACGGTGACTTCTGGTGGTTTGCAGTTTGGGTGGATTTTCTAG
- a CDS encoding pilus retraction ATPase PilT codes for MDITELLAFSAKQGASDLHLSAGLPPMIRVDGDVRRINLPPMEHKQVHNLIYEIMNDKQRKDYEEFLETDFSFEVPGVARFRVNAFNQNRGAGAVFRTIPSKVLTMEELGMGQVFRDVSSVPRGLVLVTGPTGSGKSTTLAAMMDYINENKYHHILTIEDPIEFVHESKKCLVNQREVHRDTHGFAEALRSALREDPDIILVGEMRDLETIRLALTAAETGHLVFGTLHTTSAAKTIDRVVDVFPANEKAMVRSMLSESLEAVVSQTLMKKTGGGRVAAHEIMRGTPAIRNLIREDKVAQMYSAIQTGGAIGMQTMDQCLQDLVERRIVARDVAREKAKMPEAF; via the coding sequence ATGGATATTACAGAATTGCTGGCTTTTTCCGCGAAACAGGGTGCATCGGACCTCCACCTGTCTGCGGGCTTGCCACCGATGATTCGTGTTGATGGTGATGTTCGCCGTATTAACTTGCCCCCCATGGAGCACAAGCAGGTTCATAATCTTATTTACGAGATTATGAATGACAAGCAGCGCAAGGACTACGAAGAATTTCTGGAAACTGACTTTTCCTTTGAAGTACCGGGTGTGGCCCGCTTCCGGGTTAACGCCTTCAACCAGAACCGCGGTGCCGGCGCCGTGTTTCGAACCATTCCTTCCAAGGTGTTGACCATGGAAGAGCTGGGTATGGGGCAGGTATTTCGCGACGTTTCCTCGGTACCACGTGGCCTGGTACTTGTGACCGGCCCAACGGGCTCGGGTAAGTCAACTACCCTGGCCGCCATGATGGACTACATCAACGAAAATAAATACCACCACATTCTCACCATCGAAGACCCCATCGAATTTGTACACGAGAGTAAAAAATGCCTAGTGAACCAGCGTGAAGTGCATCGTGATACGCATGGCTTCGCTGAGGCATTACGCTCGGCGTTGCGGGAAGACCCCGACATTATTCTGGTGGGCGAGATGCGCGACCTTGAAACCATTCGTCTGGCGCTAACTGCAGCAGAAACGGGCCACTTGGTTTTCGGCACACTGCACACTACGTCGGCGGCAAAAACCATCGACCGCGTGGTCGACGTTTTCCCCGCCAACGAAAAAGCCATGGTGCGCTCCATGCTCTCGGAGTCACTGGAAGCGGTAGTTTCGCAAACGCTGATGAAAAAAACCGGTGGCGGCCGCGTGGCTGCGCATGAAATCATGCGCGGTACCCCGGCGATTCGTAACCTGATTCGCGAAGACAAGGTCGCGCAAATGTACTCCGCCATTCAAACTGGCGGTGCTATCGGCATGCAGACCATGGACCAGTGCCTGCAGGATTTAGTGGAACGCCGAATCGTTGCTCGCGATGTGGCCCGCGAAAAGGCAAAAATGCCAGAGGCATTTTAG
- a CDS encoding pyrroline-5-carboxylate reductase: MTETHPTLAFIGAGNMAGSIIGGLVANGYPTGKITASDLNNDALAKLSRDTGITAATSNADAVANAQVVVLAVKPQVLRQVCEPLAALIAEEVLVVSIAAGINSQSLHNWLGASLKRAIVRCMPNTPALVQAGTSGLFATQHVSDVQRRQAEEILAAVGSVCWVESEAEIDSVTAVSGSGPAYFFLMIEAMIDAGIKQGLSRATASTLAIDTAFGAAKLAKHSDVDVAELRKRVTSPNGTTAEAIASFEKNQFRQIVDQAMTACADRSRELAEQLGN, encoded by the coding sequence ATGACAGAAACACATCCCACCCTGGCCTTCATTGGCGCCGGTAATATGGCCGGCAGCATTATTGGTGGCCTGGTGGCAAACGGCTATCCAACCGGTAAAATTACAGCCAGCGATCTTAATAACGATGCCCTCGCAAAACTCAGCCGCGATACCGGAATCACCGCGGCCACTTCCAATGCGGATGCTGTCGCCAATGCGCAGGTTGTGGTGTTGGCAGTGAAGCCCCAGGTGCTTCGGCAAGTGTGCGAGCCCCTAGCCGCTTTAATCGCAGAAGAGGTATTAGTCGTTTCCATCGCAGCGGGCATCAACTCTCAAAGCCTTCACAATTGGCTCGGAGCTAGCCTTAAACGCGCCATTGTGCGCTGCATGCCCAACACCCCAGCATTGGTTCAAGCTGGAACCAGTGGCTTATTTGCCACTCAACACGTGAGCGATGTGCAACGCCGACAGGCGGAAGAAATCCTTGCTGCAGTGGGCAGTGTCTGCTGGGTCGAGAGTGAAGCGGAGATCGATAGCGTAACGGCGGTGTCTGGCAGTGGCCCGGCTTATTTTTTCTTGATGATTGAAGCAATGATCGACGCTGGCATAAAACAGGGACTGAGTCGCGCAACAGCGTCTACACTGGCCATTGATACTGCGTTCGGCGCTGCAAAACTGGCAAAACACAGTGATGTTGACGTCGCTGAACTGCGTAAACGGGTAACATCACCCAACGGCACCACCGCAGAGGCCATCGCCTCCTTTGAAAAAAATCAATTTCGCCAAATCGTGGATCAGGCCATGACGGCCTGCGCCGACCGCTCCCGCGAACTGGCAGAACAATTGGGGAACTAG
- a CDS encoding XTP/dITP diphosphohydrolase: MTQIVVLASGNVGKLKEFQHMLTSCDLDVRPQSEFKVAEAEEIGLSFVENAIIKARNACDHTGLPAIADDSGLAVDALKGAPGIYSARFSQGWQGREASDQHNNNYLLEQLADISDAERTARYHCILVYMRSAADPTPLICQGSLEGRILRQPVGDNGFGYDPLFYLPKYQCSCAQLDKAEKNRISHRAIAMQKLLQALTH, from the coding sequence ATGACGCAAATTGTGGTTTTGGCCAGCGGCAACGTTGGCAAGCTAAAAGAATTTCAACACATGTTAACCAGTTGCGACCTTGACGTGCGCCCGCAATCTGAATTTAAGGTTGCGGAAGCCGAAGAAATCGGCTTAAGTTTTGTTGAGAACGCCATCATCAAAGCGCGTAACGCCTGCGACCATACGGGCTTACCGGCAATTGCTGACGATTCCGGGCTCGCCGTAGACGCTCTTAAGGGTGCACCTGGTATCTACTCCGCACGTTTCTCCCAAGGTTGGCAAGGCCGGGAAGCGAGTGATCAACACAACAACAATTACCTGCTGGAACAACTCGCCGATATTTCCGATGCCGAACGCACAGCACGTTATCACTGCATTTTGGTATATATGCGCAGCGCTGCCGACCCGACGCCACTGATTTGTCAGGGTTCGCTGGAAGGCCGCATCCTGCGCCAGCCGGTAGGCGACAACGGCTTCGGCTACGATCCGTTGTTTTACCTGCCCAAATACCAGTGCAGCTGTGCGCAGCTCGATAAAGCGGAGAAAAATCGTATCAGCCATCGCGCCATCGCGATGCAGAAACTCCTCCAGGCACTCACGCACTAA
- a CDS encoding homoserine O-acetyltransferase encodes MPESIPENSVGIVTPRTYHFDEPLPLACGRSLDTYDLVVETYGTLNSAKNNAVLICHALSGHHHAAGYHSAEDRKPGWWDAYIGPNKPLDTNKFFIVSLNNLGGCHGSTGPKSINPETGKPWGGDFPTLRVRDWVHSQARLADQMGIEKWAAVVGGSMGGMQAMRWSLEYPERVAHCVIIAAAMKLSAQNIAFNHAAREAILTDPEFFDGHFIEHGTIPKRGLSTARVIAHLTYLSDDGMGQKFGRELRSGTFDQGIEEPVEFQIESYLRYQADSFSKVFDANTYVLMTRALDYFDLAREYNDDAVSAFKNAQSKFMVISFTSDWRFAPERSRELVNALIRADKDVVYGEVESSFGHDAFLIPKQPRYWDLFRTYMNAIEVSG; translated from the coding sequence ATGCCCGAATCCATTCCAGAAAATTCCGTCGGCATCGTCACGCCGCGAACCTATCATTTCGACGAACCGCTCCCCCTAGCCTGCGGCCGCTCGCTCGATACCTACGATCTCGTGGTGGAAACCTATGGAACACTTAATTCGGCGAAAAATAACGCCGTGTTGATTTGCCATGCACTTTCCGGTCACCATCACGCCGCTGGCTACCACAGCGCCGAAGACCGCAAGCCAGGCTGGTGGGATGCCTACATCGGCCCCAACAAACCGCTCGACACGAATAAATTTTTTATCGTCTCGCTCAATAATCTTGGTGGCTGTCACGGCTCTACCGGCCCGAAGTCTATTAACCCGGAAACCGGAAAACCCTGGGGCGGAGATTTTCCCACTTTACGGGTACGCGATTGGGTACATTCACAAGCGCGCCTTGCCGACCAAATGGGCATCGAAAAATGGGCGGCGGTGGTCGGTGGCAGCATGGGGGGCATGCAGGCCATGCGCTGGAGCCTGGAATACCCGGAGCGAGTTGCGCACTGCGTGATAATTGCAGCAGCCATGAAACTCTCCGCGCAAAATATCGCTTTTAATCACGCTGCACGCGAAGCCATTTTGACCGACCCGGAATTTTTTGATGGTCATTTTATTGAACATGGCACCATTCCCAAACGCGGCCTCAGCACTGCGCGGGTTATTGCGCACCTCACTTACCTTTCCGACGATGGCATGGGTCAAAAGTTTGGCCGCGAGTTGCGTTCGGGCACATTCGATCAGGGTATTGAAGAACCGGTGGAATTTCAGATAGAAAGCTATCTGCGCTACCAGGCCGACAGTTTTTCAAAAGTGTTCGATGCTAACACCTATGTGCTGATGACCCGCGCCCTAGATTATTTTGATCTCGCGCGCGAATACAACGACGATGCCGTTAGTGCCTTTAAAAATGCGCAAAGCAAATTCATGGTAATTTCGTTTACCTCCGATTGGCGCTTCGCTCCGGAGCGCTCACGGGAATTGGTCAATGCTTTAATTCGAGCCGACAAAGATGTGGTGTATGGTGAAGTGGAATCTTCCTTTGGTCACGATGCCTTTCTGATACCCAAGCAGCCGCGTTACTGGGATTTATTTCGTACCTACATGAATGCAATAGAGGTAAGCGGCTAA
- a CDS encoding YggT family protein → MNPFTEIGIYVIHTLGSVFLAFVILRFLLQLARADFYNPFSQAVVKVTNPLLMPLRKVIPGFFGIDLASLVLALLVQLMVGELTALIGYHTVFNPGLLLLWGFLGAFKMTTYIAYICLIVMVISSFIAPYSSHPALLLVRQLMEPLVRPVQKIIPPMGGLDFSVLFVFMGVTIVQKLLDAVAYSVGLSPTLIIGY, encoded by the coding sequence ATGAATCCATTTACTGAAATAGGTATTTACGTTATTCACACCCTAGGTTCGGTGTTTCTGGCGTTTGTAATTTTGCGTTTCTTACTTCAACTGGCCCGCGCTGATTTTTACAACCCCTTTTCGCAAGCGGTCGTGAAGGTTACCAATCCCTTGCTCATGCCCTTACGCAAGGTGATTCCCGGTTTCTTCGGTATCGACTTGGCCTCTCTGGTATTGGCCCTACTGGTACAGCTTATGGTGGGCGAATTAACGGCTCTTATTGGCTACCACACCGTATTCAATCCCGGCTTACTGCTGCTTTGGGGGTTTCTCGGCGCCTTTAAGATGACCACCTACATTGCCTACATTTGCTTGATTGTCATGGTGATATCAAGTTTCATTGCACCTTACAGCAGTCACCCGGCATTGTTGTTGGTACGACAATTGATGGAACCGCTGGTGCGACCAGTGCAAAAAATAATACCGCCCATGGGCGGCCTGGATTTCTCAGTTTTATTTGTGTTTATGGGTGTGACTATCGTCCAGAAACTTCTCGACGCGGTGGCCTACTCCGTCGGGCTGTCCCCCACATTGATAATTGGATACTAA
- a CDS encoding twitching motility protein PilU — MDFDRLLALMVEKGASDLFITAGVPPSIKLHGKIVPVSSTPMSPEKSRETVLSVMNDKQRKEFMETKELNFAISARGIGRFRASAFYQRNLAGMVLRRIETQIPKIDELGLPETIKELAMVKRGLVLFVGATGTGKSTSLAAMIGHRNRNSKGHIISIEDPIEFIHQHQGCVITQREVGIDTDSFEVALKNTLRQAPDVILIGEVRSRETMDHAIAFAETGHLCLATLHANNANQALDRIIHFFPADRHSQLWMDLSLNLRAIVAQQLIPTPDGQGRRACLEVFLNTPLAQDLIRKGLVHELKELMKKSTEQGMQTFDQALYDLYDSGEITYEDALSHADSPNDLRLMIKLGSESDAEYLKNAADELTIQEDDSNRTKRF; from the coding sequence ATGGATTTTGACCGCCTGCTGGCGTTAATGGTTGAGAAAGGTGCATCGGATTTATTCATTACCGCTGGTGTGCCGCCGTCGATAAAACTGCACGGCAAAATTGTGCCGGTGTCGTCAACGCCTATGTCGCCGGAAAAATCGCGCGAAACAGTACTGAGTGTAATGAACGATAAGCAGCGCAAGGAGTTTATGGAAACCAAAGAGCTGAACTTCGCAATCAGTGCGCGGGGTATTGGTCGTTTCCGTGCCAGTGCGTTTTATCAGCGCAACCTGGCAGGCATGGTGTTGCGACGTATCGAAACTCAAATTCCGAAAATCGACGAACTGGGTTTGCCGGAAACCATTAAAGAACTGGCGATGGTGAAGCGCGGGCTGGTGTTGTTCGTGGGTGCGACCGGTACTGGTAAGTCTACCTCGTTGGCAGCGATGATTGGTCATCGCAACCGTAATTCCAAAGGGCATATTATCTCCATTGAAGACCCTATTGAATTTATTCATCAGCATCAGGGTTGTGTCATTACCCAGCGCGAAGTGGGTATTGATACTGATTCCTTCGAAGTTGCCTTGAAAAACACGCTGCGACAGGCGCCCGATGTGATTCTGATTGGTGAGGTGCGTTCCCGCGAAACCATGGATCACGCCATCGCCTTTGCCGAAACCGGACACCTATGCCTTGCGACACTCCACGCCAACAATGCCAACCAGGCATTGGACCGCATCATTCACTTCTTTCCGGCAGATCGACACAGTCAGTTGTGGATGGATCTATCGCTGAACCTGCGCGCAATCGTTGCGCAGCAGCTGATTCCTACGCCTGATGGCCAGGGGCGTCGCGCCTGTCTGGAGGTGTTTCTAAATACCCCGCTGGCGCAGGATCTGATTCGCAAAGGCCTGGTGCACGAACTTAAGGAGTTGATGAAAAAATCCACGGAGCAGGGTATGCAGACCTTCGACCAGGCGCTCTACGATTTGTACGACTCCGGTGAAATCACTTATGAAGACGCCCTCAGTCACGCCGACTCCCCCAACGATCTGCGCCTGATGATTAAGCTGGGTTCCGAGAGCGACGCCGAATATCTGAAGAATGCGGCGGATGAGCTGACCATTCAGGAAGATGATTCGAACCGCACCAAGCGGTTTTAA
- a CDS encoding methionine biosynthesis protein MetW — protein sequence MRIDHKIIQDWVEPGSRVLDLGCGDGSLLKALQDSKDIHGYGIEINSENILRCIGNDVNVIEQDIDDGLGDYDDQSFDMVIMSQTIQTMMYPERTLEEMLRVGRQVIVTFPNFGHWKARLQLALHGRMPVSDLLPYEWYNTPNIHFCTFRDFEFLCKALQVATLNREVIGGTGVSSLFEKLHPNLFAATALYRLTKGAR from the coding sequence ATGCGCATTGACCATAAAATTATTCAGGACTGGGTCGAACCCGGTTCTCGTGTACTGGATCTCGGTTGCGGCGATGGCTCTTTACTCAAGGCTCTGCAAGACAGTAAGGATATCCACGGTTACGGTATTGAAATTAATTCCGAAAATATTTTGCGTTGCATCGGCAATGATGTAAATGTTATCGAGCAAGACATCGACGACGGTTTGGGAGACTACGACGACCAAAGTTTCGACATGGTTATTATGTCGCAAACAATTCAAACCATGATGTACCCGGAACGCACCCTGGAAGAAATGCTGCGTGTTGGCCGCCAGGTAATTGTAACCTTTCCAAATTTTGGCCACTGGAAAGCGCGTTTGCAACTGGCACTTCACGGTCGCATGCCAGTATCTGATTTACTGCCTTACGAATGGTATAACACACCCAACATACATTTTTGTACATTCCGCGATTTCGAATTTTTATGCAAAGCTCTGCAAGTCGCTACGTTGAATCGTGAAGTTATTGGGGGCACGGGCGTCAGCTCATTGTTCGAAAAATTACACCCCAACTTGTTCGCGGCAACTGCTCTGTATCGCTTAACCAAAGGAGCCCGATAA
- a CDS encoding diguanylate cyclase (GGDEF)-like protein — translation MRMRKTTLSLAAIGVTLVLLLIHPFLPQRHLSLWPSNSYLRDLQSDGANGGASNISWIDEKRNYWICHLKKSTQYPFCLFHISLYDGDMENGLDLSEYDRIELVAHYEGDAKFVRFFVRDFDPMFSVPDNPITAKHQAVNLSSDELVGKLTIDFAELHVSDWWKSDLEVPLEKSRLDFSNVIHLGLDIVGEENLGTHELILVSLKLHGPLVPADKWYLGIIVAWMVALMILGLRQFIQMDARDLEDQQRIHQLHEANTELRKEASRYLEISTSDALTGLLNRRGIEGVLSRFYATPEQRMHTSLMVIQIDGLAGLSKSRGEAFTQPILKQIGHYLQYECPSDFRICRWSPDQFLLICPEVDQHRAELLARQYLQGIAAIKPEDDEILQLSASIGATQWAEHMSFEKAFDLADLALRQARMAGGNQYRTAAAKNQERAV, via the coding sequence ATGAGGATGCGCAAAACCACGCTGTCACTCGCCGCAATCGGGGTTACCCTGGTTTTGCTGCTGATCCACCCCTTTTTACCGCAACGACACCTTTCTCTGTGGCCCAGTAATAGCTATTTGCGAGACTTGCAATCCGATGGTGCAAACGGCGGCGCCAGCAATATTTCGTGGATAGATGAAAAACGCAACTATTGGATTTGCCACCTTAAAAAAAGCACACAATACCCATTCTGCCTGTTTCATATCTCCCTGTACGATGGCGATATGGAAAATGGTTTGGATCTCAGTGAATATGACCGCATTGAACTGGTGGCTCACTACGAGGGTGATGCGAAGTTCGTGCGTTTCTTTGTTCGCGATTTCGACCCAATGTTTTCAGTACCGGATAACCCGATAACAGCGAAACACCAGGCTGTGAACCTCAGCAGTGATGAATTAGTTGGCAAGTTAACAATTGATTTCGCAGAACTGCATGTTTCCGATTGGTGGAAGAGTGACCTTGAAGTGCCTCTGGAAAAATCGCGCCTCGATTTTTCCAATGTCATTCATCTGGGGCTCGATATCGTTGGCGAAGAAAATCTCGGTACTCACGAGTTGATTCTGGTGAGCCTAAAGCTTCACGGCCCCCTGGTGCCAGCCGACAAGTGGTATTTGGGAATTATTGTTGCCTGGATGGTGGCTCTGATGATTCTCGGCCTGCGACAATTTATTCAGATGGACGCCCGTGACCTGGAAGACCAGCAGCGTATTCACCAGTTGCACGAGGCCAATACCGAACTGCGCAAAGAGGCCAGCCGTTACCTGGAAATTTCCACCAGCGATGCCCTCACCGGTTTGTTAAATCGGCGCGGTATCGAGGGAGTGCTGAGTCGTTTTTATGCAACGCCCGAACAGCGAATGCACACCTCATTGATGGTGATACAAATCGATGGCTTGGCTGGGCTGAGTAAATCGCGCGGTGAGGCCTTTACTCAACCGATCCTGAAACAGATCGGTCATTACCTGCAATACGAGTGCCCTTCAGATTTTCGCATCTGCCGCTGGAGCCCCGACCAATTTCTGCTAATCTGCCCCGAAGTAGACCAGCATCGTGCGGAATTACTGGCGCGGCAGTACCTCCAAGGTATCGCCGCAATCAAACCTGAAGATGATGAAATATTGCAGCTAAGCGCCAGTATTGGTGCCACCCAATGGGCGGAACATATGAGTTTCGAGAAAGCATTCGACCTAGCCGACTTGGCGCTGCGACAAGCGCGCATGGCGGGCGGGAATCAATATCGTACCGCTGCCGCGAAAAATCAGGAACGCGCTGTGTGA